In Beutenbergia cavernae DSM 12333, the DNA window AGATCGCGATGCAGTGGACGAGCGCCTACAGCGAGAGCGTCCACACGTACGCGAACACGATCAACACGTCCGAGGGAGGCACGCACGAGGAGGGGTTCCGGGCGGCGCTGACGACGCTCGTCAACCGGTACGCGCGCGAGAAGAACCTGCTCAAGGAGAAGGACGACAACCTCACGGGCGAGGACGTCCGCGAGGGACTGACCGCCGTCCTGTCCATCAAGCTCGGCGAACCGCAGTTCGAGGGTCAGACCAAGACGAAGCTCGGGAACACCGAGGCGCGGACGTTCACCCAGAAGGTCGTCTTCGACCAGCTCGGCGACTGGCTGGCCTCCCACCCGAACGAGGCGCGGGAGATCGTCCGGAAGGCGATCCAGGCGTCGGCGGCACGGATGGCGGCCCGCAAGGCCCGCGAGGCGACCCGGCGCAAGGGGCTGCTCGAGGGCGTCGGGATGCCCGGCAAGCTCAAGGACTGCTCGAGCCGCGACGCGAGCGTGTCCGAGGTCTTCATCGTCGAGGGTGACTCCGCCGGCGGCTCGGCCGTGCAGGGCCGCAACCCGGAGACGCAGGCGATCCTGCCGATCCGCGGGAAGATCCTCAACGTCGAGAAGGCGCGGCTGGACAAGGCCCTGGGCAACCAGGAGGTCCAGGCGCTCATCACGGCGTTCGGGACCGGCATCGGCGAGGACTTCGACCTCAGCAAGCTCAGGTACCACAAGATCGTGCTGATGGCGGATGCCGACGTCGACGGTCAGCACATCTGCACGCTGCTGCTCACCCTGCTGTTCCGGTACATGCGGCCGCTCGTCGAGCACGGGCACGTCTACCTGGCGATGCCGCCGCTGTACAAGCTCAAGTGGACGAACGGCCCGCACGACTACGTGTATTCCGACCGGGAGCGCGACGCGCTGCTCGAGGCCGGGCGGGCCGCTGGCCGGCGCCTGCCGAAGGACGGCGGGATCCAGCGGTACAAGGGTCTCGGCGAGATGGACTACCGGGAGCTCTGGGAGACCACGATGGACCCTGACACGCGCACGCTCAAGCAGGTGACGATCGGCGAGGCGGCCATGGCCGACGAGATCTTCGCCGTCCTCATGGGTGAGGACGTGGAGTCCCGCCGCTCGTTCATCCAGCGCAACGCCCGCGACGTCCGCTTCCTCGACATCTAGCCCGGCGACGACGGCGCCGCCCACCGCGGCAGGGCGCCGTCGGCTCCGCCCGGAGCGCGGCCCTCACGACCCCCACCCGAAGGCAGGACAGTGACCCAGCCCCCCGAGACCCCCGACGAACGAGACGCCGAGACGACCGACGCCGTCGTCTCCGCAGCCGGGGCGAGCGCCCTGCGGGACCGCGTCGAGCAGGTCGACCTCCAGCTGGAGATGCAGCGCAGCTACCTCGACTACGCGATGAGCGTGATCGTCGGCCGCGCGCTGCCCGAGGTGCGTGACGGCCTCAAGCCCGTGCACCGCCGCGTGCTCTACGCGATGTTCGACGGCGGCTACCGGCCGGACTCCGCGTTCAGCAAGTGCGCGCGCGTCGTCGGCGACGTCATGGGCAACTACCACCCGCACGGTGACACGGCGATCTACGACGCGCTGGTCCGCCTCGTGCAGCCGTGGTCGATGCGGTACCCGCTGGTCGCGGGCCAGGGGAACTTCGGCTCGCCCGGCGACGACTCGGCGGCCGCCCCGCGGTACACCGAGTGCAAGATGGCCCCGCTCGCCATGGAGATGGTGCGGGACATCGACAAGGACACCGTCGACTTCGGCGACAACTACGACGGCCGCACGCAGGAGCCGCTGATCCTGCCGGCGCGGTTCCCGAACCTGCTGGTCAACGGCAGCGCCGGCATCGCCGTCGGCATGGCCACGAACATCCCCCCGCATAACCTGCGCGAGGTCGCCGAGGGCGTCGAGTGGTTCCTCGAGCACCCGGACGCGACGAACGAGGAGCTCCTCGGCGCGCTGCTGCTGCGGATCAAGGGCCCGGACTTCCCGACCGGCGCCCAGATCCTGGGCCACCGCGGCATCGAGGACGCGTACCGCACCGGCCGCGGGTCGATCACGATGCGCGCCGTCGTCGAGGTCGAGGAGATCCAGGGGCGGCAGTGCCTCGTGGTCACGGAGCTCCCGTACCAGGTGAACCCGGACCGGCTCGCGGCGAAGATCGGCGAGATGGTGCGCGAGGGCCGCATCTCCGGGATCGCGGACCTGCGTGACGAGACGTCGGGGCGCGCCGGGCAGCGCCTCGTCATCGTGCTGAAGCGGGACGCCGTCGCGAAGGTCGTCCTCAACAACCTGTACAAGCACACCCAGCTGCAGGACACGTTCGGCGCGAACATGCTCGCGCTCGTCGACGGCGTCCCGCGCACCCTGAGCCTCGACGCGTTCGTCCGGCACTGGACGATGCACCAGATCGACGTGATCGTCCGTCGCACCCGGTACCTGCTCGCCGAGGACGAGCGCCGGATCCACATCCTGCGCGGCCTGCTCAAGGCGCTCAACGCCCTCGACGAGGTCATCGCGCTGATCCGGCGCTCGCCGTCGTCGGACGAGGCCCGCACCGGCCTGATGGAGCTGCTCGAGATCGACGAGGTCCAGGCCACGGCGATCCTCGACATGCAGCTGCGCCGGCTCGCCGCCCTCGAGCAGCAGCGGATCATGGACGAGCACGCCGCCATCGAGGCCCGGATCCTCGACTACCAGGACATCCTCGCGAGCGAGGAGCGGCAGCGGAGCATCGTCCGCAGCGAGCTCGGCGCGATCGTCGAGCGGTACGGCGACGAGCGGCGCACCACGATCCTGCCGTTCGACGGGGAGATGAGCGTCGAGGACCTCATCCCCGAGGAGGACGTGGTCGTCACGATCACGCGGGGCGGCTACGCGAAGCGCACGCGGACGGACAACTACCGGGCGCAGCGCCGTGGCGGCAAGGGCGTGCGCGGCGCCCAGCTGCGGGAGGACGACGTCGTCGACCACTTCTTCGTGACGACGACGCACCACTGGCTGCTGTTCTTCACGAACCTCGGGCGCGTGTACCGGGCGAAGGGGTACGAGCTGCCCGAGGGCGGCCGCGACGCGAAGGGCCAGCACGTCGCGAACCTGCTCGCGTTCCAGCCGGGCGAGAAGATCGCGCAGGTGCTCGCGCTGCGCGACTACGACCAGGCCGACTACCTCGTGCTCGCCACGAAGCGCGGGCTGGTGAAGAAGACGCGCCTGGCGGAGTACGACTCGTCCCGCACCGGCGGCGTCATCGCGATCAACCTGCGGACCGACGACGGCGGTGCGGTGGACGAGGTCGTCTCGGCCCGGATCGTGGGGGCGGAGGACGACCTGCTGCTCGTCTCCCGCAAGGGCCAGTCGATCCGGTTCACCGCGACGGACGAGGCGCTGCGCCCCATGGCGCGGGCGACGTCGGGCGTGACGGGCATGAAGTTCCGCGCGGACGACGAGCTGCTCGCCATGGACGTGGTGGAGACCGACGCCGACCTCTTCGTCGTCACCGAGGGCGGCTTCGCCAAGCGGACGGCGCTCGGGGAGTACCGCGTCCAGGGGCGCGGAGGCCTGGGGATCAAGGTCGCGAACCTCGTGGAGGCGCGGGGCGACCTCGTGGGGGCGCTCGTCGTCGACTCCGACGACGAGGTGCTCGTCATCATGGAGCGCGGGAAGATCGTGCGCTCCGCCGTCGACGAGGTCACCCGCACCGGCCGCAACACGCAGGGCGTCACGTTCGCCAAGCCCGACGCCGGCGACCGCATCATCGCCATCGCCCTCGGCGAGGAGCGGGCGGTCGCCGACGCAGGTGAGGAGCCTGTGGAGGAATCGGCCGAAGGCGCCCCGACCACAGACCCGGCGGAGGGTGATGGCGTACCGTCGTCCCCTGAGGCCGCGCCCGAGGCCGAGGAAGGACAGGCATGAGCAGCGAGACGTCCCGGAACGACGCCGCGCGGGCGCAGTCCTACCCGCCGGCGCACCCGCCCGCGCAACGCCCGAGCCAGAACGGGCAGGTCCCCGCCCGGAAGCCGGTCCGTCAGTCGGCGACGGCGCGCGGCGCCGCACCGGCGCCCGTCACCCAGGCTCCCGCCACCCAGGCTCCCGCCACTCGGGCGCCCGCCGCCGCGCCGTCAGCTCAGACCACCACCGACTCCACCCGCGTGCGCGCCACCGAGGCACCGGCCGCCGTGCCACCCGCGGCGGAGACCTCCGCGCCGTCGTCTGCCCGACCGGGGAGGCCGCCCGTGACGAAGCCCGGCACCACGAAGGGCGGCGGCCCGCGGCGCGTCCGCCTGTCGGTGTCGCGCGTCGACCCGTGGTCGACGATGAAGCTCGCGTTCCTGCTCTCCGTGGCCATCGGCATCGGGATCGTCGTCGCCGCCGCCGTGTCGTGGCAGGTGCTCGACTCGATGCAGGTGTTCTCCGACCTGGACAGCCTCGTCACCGACCTCGGTGCGCAGGACCAGTTCGGCGACCTGCTCGAGTACCTGCAGTTCCGGAACGTCATCTCCGCCGCCACGATCATCGCCATCGCCGACGTCGCGATCATCACCGCGCTCGCGACCCTCGGAGCGTTCCTCTACAACATCGTGGCGTCGCTCGTGGGCGGCCTGCACCTCACGCTCACGGACGACTGAGCGGAGGACTCCGGAGCGAGCGCCAGCGAGCCCAGGAGGATCGCGATCGAGGGGCCGGAGCCGCCCGATCCGGTTTGGGAGCGCCGCCTCTCCTGGGGTACTCTCGTGCGGCGCGTGGGGCCGCCCACCCGGGCCTATAGCTCAGTCGGTTAGAGCGCTTCCCTGATAAGGAAGAGGTCGCTGGTTCGAGTCCAGCTAGGCCCACGCAACCCGTCTGACCCGGGAGGTCGGGATGAAGAAGCTGCTCCTGCTCGCCGCGATCGCGGCCGTGGGGTACGTCGTCTGGCGCAAGGCCGCTGAGGAGCGCGCCGAGCGCGATCTCTGGGCCGAGGTGACGGACCCGCTCGAGGGCTGAGCCTCCGCGGTCGGTGCCGGGGACGACGGCGGTTCGCTCGTCCGTCGTCCGGTTCGACAGGTTCGGTGCCCGACGGCGGCACGCACCACCCGCGGGGGTCCGCCTCCGCACGGGGCCATGGCGCAATTGGTAGCGCACCTGCTTTGCAAGCAGGGGGTTGCGGGTTCGAGTCCCGCTGGCTCCACCAGATGGATCCGCCGCGACGGCGCGCGACGTGGAAGATCGCTGCGGTGGCGGCCGGGTCCCGCCCGGCCGCCGTCGCCATGTCAGTCGGGTGATCCGTACGGCTTGAAGCGGCGGACCTCCATCGGCCAGCCGCACCCCTCTGCGATCTTGCCGGCCCACATCCTGGCAGTCGCCTCGTCGGGCACGTCCACGATGGTGAACCCGCCGAGGTACTCCTTGGTCTCGACGTACGGGCCGTCGGTGAACGCCAGCGTGCCGCTGGTGGCATCGGCGCTGAAGGCCTCGTCGAGGTCCTCCTCCAGCCCTCCAGCGAAGACGTACGCGCCGGCGGCCTTGATCTCCTCGATGACGGCCACCGAGGGCTCCACGCGCGAGCGGAACCACTCCGCGCTGTGCTCACCCACCCACTGCTGGTTGAAGAAGATGAGGTACTGGGTCATGTCTGCTCCCTGTGTCAGGTGCGGGCCCGTGCCCACGTCAACCTTTCCACGAACGGGATCGGGCGGATACGACAGCGGCAGGCAGGAAACGTGCGCACCCGGTCCCGGCGGCGTCGGCTCTGCCAGGATCGGTTCGTGGATACACCCGGCGGCCTCGGTGCGCTCCGCTCACTCGACTACACGATGCTCCTCTGCGACGACGTGGCGATGATGCGAGCGTTCTACGCAGACGTGCTCGGGCTCGACGTCCAGCGCGAGGTCCCCGGCCGTTACGTCGAGCTCCGGGTGGGGTCGGCGACGCTGGCGCTGCGGCGACGAGGGCGGCCCTATGACGGTCCTGCGCCGCTGGCCGCCAGCGCCTCCGTCCAGCTCGCGTTCCGGGTTCCACCGAACGACGTCGACATCGCGGCCGCCCAGCTGGTGGCGGGTGGGGCCGAGCTGCTCGAACCGGTGAGGAGCTTCCCAGAGTTCGGACATCGCGCCGTGTTCTTCGCCGACCCCGAGCAGAACGTCATCGAGATCTACGCCGAGGTCTGACGACTCCTCGTCACCGCCTGCC includes these proteins:
- the gyrB gene encoding DNA topoisomerase (ATP-hydrolyzing) subunit B, translated to MADTHETVEDTIDTTNGSASGYDASNITVLEGLEAVRKRPGMYIGSTGERGLHHLVSEVVDNSVDEALAGYATRIDVTLTEDGGVRVVDDGRGIPVDIVESEGKPAVEVVLTVLHAGGKFGGGGYAVSGGLHGVGVSVVNALSHRLEVEVRVQGSVWRQSYTDGVPDAPLERGEATDVTGTTVTFWPNGDIFETTVFDFETLRGRFQQYAFLNKGLEISLTDERRESGTGDEVAGEHADEETSVQLRDESHERTVTYRYDDGLVDYVRHINAAKRADLVHPEIIDFEAEDVERTISLEIAMQWTSAYSESVHTYANTINTSEGGTHEEGFRAALTTLVNRYAREKNLLKEKDDNLTGEDVREGLTAVLSIKLGEPQFEGQTKTKLGNTEARTFTQKVVFDQLGDWLASHPNEAREIVRKAIQASAARMAARKAREATRRKGLLEGVGMPGKLKDCSSRDASVSEVFIVEGDSAGGSAVQGRNPETQAILPIRGKILNVEKARLDKALGNQEVQALITAFGTGIGEDFDLSKLRYHKIVLMADADVDGQHICTLLLTLLFRYMRPLVEHGHVYLAMPPLYKLKWTNGPHDYVYSDRERDALLEAGRAAGRRLPKDGGIQRYKGLGEMDYRELWETTMDPDTRTLKQVTIGEAAMADEIFAVLMGEDVESRRSFIQRNARDVRFLDI
- the gyrA gene encoding DNA gyrase subunit A, giving the protein MTQPPETPDERDAETTDAVVSAAGASALRDRVEQVDLQLEMQRSYLDYAMSVIVGRALPEVRDGLKPVHRRVLYAMFDGGYRPDSAFSKCARVVGDVMGNYHPHGDTAIYDALVRLVQPWSMRYPLVAGQGNFGSPGDDSAAAPRYTECKMAPLAMEMVRDIDKDTVDFGDNYDGRTQEPLILPARFPNLLVNGSAGIAVGMATNIPPHNLREVAEGVEWFLEHPDATNEELLGALLLRIKGPDFPTGAQILGHRGIEDAYRTGRGSITMRAVVEVEEIQGRQCLVVTELPYQVNPDRLAAKIGEMVREGRISGIADLRDETSGRAGQRLVIVLKRDAVAKVVLNNLYKHTQLQDTFGANMLALVDGVPRTLSLDAFVRHWTMHQIDVIVRRTRYLLAEDERRIHILRGLLKALNALDEVIALIRRSPSSDEARTGLMELLEIDEVQATAILDMQLRRLAALEQQRIMDEHAAIEARILDYQDILASEERQRSIVRSELGAIVERYGDERRTTILPFDGEMSVEDLIPEEDVVVTITRGGYAKRTRTDNYRAQRRGGKGVRGAQLREDDVVDHFFVTTTHHWLLFFTNLGRVYRAKGYELPEGGRDAKGQHVANLLAFQPGEKIAQVLALRDYDQADYLVLATKRGLVKKTRLAEYDSSRTGGVIAINLRTDDGGAVDEVVSARIVGAEDDLLLVSRKGQSIRFTATDEALRPMARATSGVTGMKFRADDELLAMDVVETDADLFVVTEGGFAKRTALGEYRVQGRGGLGIKVANLVEARGDLVGALVVDSDDEVLVIMERGKIVRSAVDEVTRTGRNTQGVTFAKPDAGDRIIAIALGEERAVADAGEEPVEESAEGAPTTDPAEGDGVPSSPEAAPEAEEGQA
- a CDS encoding DUF3566 domain-containing protein; amino-acid sequence: MSSETSRNDAARAQSYPPAHPPAQRPSQNGQVPARKPVRQSATARGAAPAPVTQAPATQAPATRAPAAAPSAQTTTDSTRVRATEAPAAVPPAAETSAPSSARPGRPPVTKPGTTKGGGPRRVRLSVSRVDPWSTMKLAFLLSVAIGIGIVVAAAVSWQVLDSMQVFSDLDSLVTDLGAQDQFGDLLEYLQFRNVISAATIIAIADVAIITALATLGAFLYNIVASLVGGLHLTLTDD
- a CDS encoding DLW-39 family protein; this encodes MKKLLLLAAIAAVGYVVWRKAAEERAERDLWAEVTDPLEG
- a CDS encoding YciI family protein, giving the protein MTQYLIFFNQQWVGEHSAEWFRSRVEPSVAVIEEIKAAGAYVFAGGLEEDLDEAFSADATSGTLAFTDGPYVETKEYLGGFTIVDVPDEATARMWAGKIAEGCGWPMEVRRFKPYGSPD
- a CDS encoding VOC family protein; its protein translation is MDTPGGLGALRSLDYTMLLCDDVAMMRAFYADVLGLDVQREVPGRYVELRVGSATLALRRRGRPYDGPAPLAASASVQLAFRVPPNDVDIAAAQLVAGGAELLEPVRSFPEFGHRAVFFADPEQNVIEIYAEV